GGTCACGGAGCTGCCCTTGAGGGCGGCCCGGATCTGCGCGGTCTCGGCGGCGTCGTCACCGTCGTCGTCCCGGTCGGCGTGCGTGCCGAGGACCTTGCCGGTGGCGGGGTCGACCTGGACGCTGAACCACTTGTCGCCGGCGGTCAGCACGTCGACGTCCCACACCAGGTTCGTGCCTTCGTCGTCGAGGTCGGCGGAGACGGCCGTACCGGACTTGGCCTTCAGCGCGGTGGCGATCGCGTCGGCGGCCGTGACCTGGCCGGCCTTCGCCTCGGCCGCGTTCTCGGCCTTGTCCTCGGCGTCCTGGTCCGTGTCCCGGGCGGCCTTGTCCTCCGCCTTGTCCTCGGCCTTGTCCTCGGCCCGGTCCTGGGCCGTGTCGTCGGTGTCGTTCACGTCCGTGTCGTTGACGTCGTCGCGGTCGTCGTTCGACACCGACACGGTCTTCTTCGCGGGCGCCTCGTCGTCACCCGCCACCGCGATGGCGGTGGCGGTGCCGCCGCCGATCAGGGCGACGGCCGTGATGGTGGCGATGACGATGTTGCGCTTCATGGTTTCCTCCAGTGACGGATGCTGTCGCTTTCGACGTGGACCAATCTGGCCGAGGCACGCTGAAGCGGACCTGAAGCCCCCTGAAGACCGCTTCAGGTTCGGTTTGCCAAGCTGAACGCATGCGCCTGTTGATCGTGGAAGATGAGAAGCGGCTCGCGGTGTCGCTGGCCAAGGGACTGACGGCCGAGGGCTACGCCGTGGACGTCGTCCACGACGGCGTCGAGGGCCTGCACCGGGCGAGCGAGGGGTCGTACGACCTCGTGATCCTCGACATCATGCTGCCCGGCATGAACGGCTACCGCGTCTGCGCCGCCCTGCGCGCCGCCGGCCACGACGTGCCGATCCTGATGCTGACCGCCAAGGACGGCGAGTACGACGAGGCCGAGGGGCTCGACACGGGCGCCGACGACTATCTGACCAAGCCGTTCAGCTATGTCGTCCTCGTCGCCCGGGTGAAGGCGCTGCTGCGGCGGCGCGGTCCGTCCGGCGGGGCCTCGCCCGTGTACGAGGTGGGCGAGCTGAAGGTCGACACCGCCGCCCGGCGGGTGTTCCTCGCCGAGGACGAGATCGCCCTCACCACCAAGGAGTTCTCCGTCCTCGAACAGCTCGCCCTGCGTGCCGGGGAGGTCGTCTCCAAGGCCGACATCCTGGAGCACGTCTGGGACTTCGCCTACGACGGCGACCCGAACATCGTCGAGGTCTACATCAGCACCCTGCGCCGCAAGCTCGGCCCCACGCTCATCAAGACCGTCCGCGGGGCCGGTTACCGCTTGGAGGTCCGCCCGTGAAGCGCCGTCTCGGCTCGGTGCGGGCCCGCGCGACCCTCGCCGCGACCGTCGTCGTCGCCGTCGCCCTGGTCGCGGCGGGCGCCGCCGTGCTGCTCTCGCTCAGGTTCACGCTCATCGACAAGGCGGACGCGGAGGCCGACTCCGTGGCCCGCAACGCCGCCTCGGCGCTGGCGAACGGCTTCGCCTACGACAGGCTCGTGCTCCCCGACGGCGACGAGAACCCCGTCGA
The sequence above is drawn from the Streptomyces griseiscabiei genome and encodes:
- a CDS encoding PepSY domain-containing protein, coding for MKRNIVIATITAVALIGGGTATAIAVAGDDEAPAKKTVSVSNDDRDDVNDTDVNDTDDTAQDRAEDKAEDKAEDKAARDTDQDAEDKAENAAEAKAGQVTAADAIATALKAKSGTAVSADLDDEGTNLVWDVDVLTAGDKWFSVQVDPATGKVLGTHADRDDDGDDAAETAQIRAALKGSSVTAAEAAEAAAAKGTVTSVDLDEESADKAWEVDTTAADGTGSDWRVNPDTGKLTADRSED
- a CDS encoding response regulator transcription factor; the protein is MRLLIVEDEKRLAVSLAKGLTAEGYAVDVVHDGVEGLHRASEGSYDLVILDIMLPGMNGYRVCAALRAAGHDVPILMLTAKDGEYDEAEGLDTGADDYLTKPFSYVVLVARVKALLRRRGPSGGASPVYEVGELKVDTAARRVFLAEDEIALTTKEFSVLEQLALRAGEVVSKADILEHVWDFAYDGDPNIVEVYISTLRRKLGPTLIKTVRGAGYRLEVRP